TGTAAGACAAACGAATGGAGCCAATAGAACTCTATAATAACCGATTAAGAGGTAGACATTGCCTAATGTGCCGATGAAGCACTGATTTTAGGACAGAcaacttggccttgtttagttggtaaaatgaaaagcacttttgtttgtttgtggcaaataatatccagttatggactaactaggtttaaaatattcatatcgcgatttacaggtaaactgtgtagttagtttttgtttttgactatatttaatgatttatgcatttgccacaagatttgtgacaaaaaattttaaaaattttttggcttttggggtaaactaaacaaagccttaaccACATGAGAGTGAATATAATTCACACCGTCACATGCACACATGTCACATGACATATATAGGTAGGCTGATCAGTAGGCCCCGTTTATTCATCCATCCCAttaaatctttggacacatgtatgaaatattaaatgtagataaaaaataaactaattacacagtttggttaaaaatcgtgagacgaatcttttaagcctagttagtctatgattagccttaagtgctacagtaactcacatgtgctaatgatagattaattatgcttaatagatttgtcttgcagttttcagacgagctatgtaatttgtttttttattagtttctaaaaacctctctcGACATCCTctcgacacattcgatgtgacacccaaaaaattttcacttcTGATCTAAAGAGGGTCTAAGAATTGTATGATCCCATCTCATGGGTGGGGTCATACATGGATTGGACTCGCACATGAAGATTCCTGGTCAGCCTGCTGACACAGTGACGCACGCACAACCGTCCGACACACGCGGTTCGTGCCTTCATGGTGAATGCATCAAGGACCGTGTCTCCATTTTCTACTGTATACTATTCGAGAACGGTGTTTGCATTCTTTTTCAACGTACGTACTTCAGGCCTGGTAGCCGTTTTTCAACGTACCTACTCCTTATTCCTACATGCCAATGATATGGTACTAGAGTCTAATACGCAGTCAAACTTTGATTTGGACATAAATTGGAAAAATATGTAAGTTAATGCGTAAACAGTACAGATTTAGACAGAGACCGAAAAGCTGTTGTTTGAGACTTGATAGGCTATGAAATTGATTATGTGGTTCCAGTAGGAACCAGCAGTGATCTTGTTCTCTGTTCTCGCCAACAAAAGCAACCTAAACAACTTTGCTAACTTCACTACTACTATCAACATGATAGATCCCTTATCTGTTCTTTGTCTGAAACATCAAACATCCTAAACTAATAGCATTTCTTTGGAGCCTGGCAGGCATTTTTAagtacatttatttatttatttatttatttatttatttatttatttaatttatccCTTACATCTTACTAGGAATTCTCTTACAAGATGCTTAGTCCAGTTTATGTAGTACGTGTAGATGTCACAAATCCAGAGCCAACTCTAGACAAATCCCTATATATCACCTCCCTAACTTAATTCACAGCTTAATTCGTTCTTCACAGCTCAGTCAAATTAGATCACTAGATGTCATAAACCGACGCGTAGTCCAGGAACACCGTGTTGGTTTCAGGGGTGAAGTCCCAGCAACCCacaggcgactttcctgctgcCTGCTGATCATAGCTCCACCAGTCCACATCCACCTGCTGCACACCGCCGCCGTCGAccatgccggcggcggcggcggcggcgttcccCTGCGGGTTGTCGTCAGCACCGTAGAGCAGTTCTTCAAGCTCGGCCTCCATGCTGATCATGTTGGAGTTCTCCGCGCTAGACGGCGAGGCGAGGCCGTTGTCTATGGCGCCGGCGGCACCCTCCAGCTGCGCACTCATCACCAGGTGGTGCTGCTGCTCGTTCAGCGAGCTGGACGACTGCCCTTGTTCAGCCATTGTCACGCTGCTGCCGTTGCTGTTGAAGCTGTTGTTGCTCTGGGTACTGGCCCTGCTGCCGCAGCCGGGCCACATCAAGGGCAAGGGGTGGTTGTTCTGCAGCTGCATGCAGAGCTGGATCCTTTCCATGGCCGACGCGCTCAGCGCCGCCGGTTCACCGTCGTTCATGTTCTCGCCGGTGGACGTGGACGTGGACGCGTCGGCCGCGCTCTGGCGGTGGTGGTCCTTGCGCCGCCCCAGGAGCCTCTTCTTCAGCTTGGTGTTCCAGTAGTTCTTCACGTCGTTGTCAGTCCTCCCCGGCAGCTGTGCGGCAATGATGGACCACCTGCTCATGATATATGTTAACACACATGCTTAGCACTACAGTTGAGCTTCTGCATGGACTAGCTAATGGAGTATATATACTACACATACAGTCTAGCTAGTTGTAAAGAAAAGGCCGGGATCGGAGTGGTTGACTACTGGGTCTGTATGTGTATACCTGCTCCCTATGCTAATGTAGAGGCTGCAGATGATGCTGTCCTCCTCTGGGGTGAAGTCGCCATGCTTTATGTTAGGCCTCAGGTAATTGAGCCACCTGAGCCTGCAGCTCTTGCCACACCTCTTCAGCCCTGCATGCAGTTTCATGAGTCAGTTAATCATCGGTCACATCACACACACATAAACACAGCTGAACAAACTGGAAACAAGCTAAAACATGTCTGGAAATGCATGGGCATATAGATGGATCGATGAGCAAGAGTTGATCAGTTCATCTTCAGTACCTATCTTGTGTGGCAGCGCAATCCAGTTGCCCCCGGTGCCATGCTCCTCGATGTAGTTCTTGAGCATTGCATCCTCCTCCGGCGACCATGGCCCCTTCTTCACCGTCGCCTTGTCGCAGCAGGGTGCTCTCCCCATCTCTCTCGATCTCTAGTTCTGATGAACCTCTGTGTCTTTCCCAAcctgtgtgtgtgtgcgtggtgtgtgtgtgtatgaGCAGGCAGGCAGGTGTGTTGGTGCTGCGCTGCTGGTTTGGTCGTGGGGTGGTGGTATGAGCTAGCTGCGCCCAGGATTTATAGGAGCTGGCGAGAGGGCTTAAAAAAGTACGGATATGGTTTGACCTTGATGCTGACACAACACAAGCTTTTGTTTCGGTGTACTTTGGAGATTGCTTTTTGTTTCCTTGGCCACCCTATGGACTATATGGTATAGTATTCCTCTGCTATGCTGCATAAACAGAACATCAGAAAGGTGTAGTATTTCTCATCAACTTCTGTGTCATGCATCCTGCTTTCTGAAACATGGATGGGTGTCTCAGCAACACTTTTTTCCAAAACACTTCAAATGAATATATTATCCTTAGTTATACTAGTGTTcaatgcaattatttatttcttttttaaagAATTCTAGCATATGTAACTAGGATTTAGGACAGGTGAGGAATGCACGAGCCACGATGAACAGTTAGTACTCTGCAATTTACCATAGCTTGATGACCAATGCATAGGGAGCAGCTTATGCTAGAACTAGGGCAGTGACTGGTGTGTCATGTAGTCGACGAAGCTAGGACGCCACCTGTACGGTATGTTGAAACTGAGCCAACTACTGTGAACTTAGTTAAACTTGAGTAGGATTTAGCCATTTAGGATCTATCTAAGAATGGAGCCTTTACTGAATCAATGGAACATGTCAATGGATAAGAAGGCAGTGCGATCTCCAATGTTACTTCTTGTCTTCATCTAGCTATTAGAATCACCGGTACTGAGGGGATAAGCATCAAGGGCATTGACATGGGTTAATCATTCGACTCAGATAGGGCTCAAAGCAGAGGTAAATAATATCTGACCCAACTCTGCTTTGATTTTTTTCCCCATATGATCCAATCCAGATCCTtggaaaaaatttagattttaaattttaaaagtaACCAGCTGATCTTTGCTGAAAGCCTGAAACCCAGCTAGTTCTAAAACTCTGGATGCCCCTATCCCCCCACCTAAAATGAAAATAAGACATGCTTCCTTTTCATTTCAAGCAACACACAACATAATCATATTTCAACACTATACCTTTAGATAAGAAGGAAAATGTGTTGAGCAATAATCAGGAAACAACAGCTATAATTCTAACATAAGTAGCTCCCAATTTGGCCATCATGCAAGATACTACAGTGATATTCCAAATACTACTATCAGTTTCCATTGCCAGTAGTCATCAGTCAACACCCTCATCACGCTCAAATGGCCTGTCAATATTTCGGACTGTAGTACCGTGCATGGAAATTAAGTCTCCATACAACGTCATCAAGGTTCCTCTCAAATTGGTAAGAGAATGGCATCACCAATAATTCACGTAGCAGTACTTTGACAGCAAGCGTACTCCTACGATGCAGCGTACATGCGTACAGCTAGCGTACGTAACACGGTCAGAATGACGAGTCCAACGCATGCAAGTCCTTCCATTCAGTTATGGCTGTACTGCTATGAACCCTAACTCATGGTGGACCATGCCATGCGGATCGGAAGGAGATTCATCACCAAACAAATGCTAGTGCTAGCTAGGCTGACCTGCCAAAAGTCCATGGGCAGTTGTAACTGACAATGTAGCAGCATCCTGAATGCATGGTGTCATCTGTTTTGACCCTCAGGACTTGTTCATCCCCAGAGCCGCGTGTGAGATCATATATACTAGTTTACACATatactcccccccccccccaccccccttTTTTAGAAAACACATATTCTTTGTCATGCCAATAATTCCATGTCGTGCGCAAGGGCCTGTCAAAAATATATAAGAATGTAGAATTCTGAAAAGTCTATCAGAATTTCAGAGTCCTGCAGGAATCCTATGAAATTTCGGCATTCCAAACCATTTTATGGAAATGTGGTAAATAATAGTTGGTAATGAGGATCAAAGTAGGCTGTTTTTGGGCGCATGCATCTTTGTCTTTGTGTTTCATATTACTGGATCATTGACTTTTTGGTTCCTGTTTGCACTTTCTGTTTGCAAAAAAAGGGACCTTGCATCTTGGGGTGGTTGGTTAGTTTTAGACTGATTCTTAACATATTGTGATAATCCACAATGTCCTGTATAGATCGTGATAATGATTCCCATTCAATTCAATTTGATAAAAATATAAGCTGAACATTCTAGCAATGCAAAGAGAACAGTTTGATCATCAAGGTGAAAAAGCAGCACCTAGAACGATCTATCGGTTCTGTTATTAGTCCGAtagaacaaacaaacaaaaccaTGATTGTTACTTAGGAAACATGCTGACAAACTAATTTTATTTTCGAAAAACTGGTCCTTAAGTTCTAAAAATATTTTGGGCCTCAAATTGCTCACggtaataataaaaaaacagtATTTTTTGAAACCTAGTTAACTTACTATCATATCATTTCGTGCAGAATGTTAATCAGTCACATTTTCTAGTCTTCATCAGATCCTTCATTTCCCTTTCCGTACTCTAAAGGACAGTACATGTACTGTATGTATACTCAAACATTTGAGCTACCAGCACTGGCTGCCTTGTTAATAAGCACGTACActtgttctacttctacatACACCGTCTTGTCAGTATCTTCCTTGGTCAGAGCGA
This window of the Sorghum bicolor cultivar BTx623 chromosome 7, Sorghum_bicolor_NCBIv3, whole genome shotgun sequence genome carries:
- the LOC8067939 gene encoding transcription factor MYB36, which produces MGRAPCCDKATVKKGPWSPEEDAMLKNYIEEHGTGGNWIALPHKIGLKRCGKSCRLRWLNYLRPNIKHGDFTPEEDSIICSLYISIGSRWSIIAAQLPGRTDNDVKNYWNTKLKKRLLGRRKDHHRQSAADASTSTSTGENMNDGEPAALSASAMERIQLCMQLQNNHPLPLMWPGCGSRASTQSNNSFNSNGSSVTMAEQGQSSSSLNEQQHHLVMSAQLEGAAGAIDNGLASPSSAENSNMISMEAELEELLYGADDNPQGNAAAAAAGMVDGGGVQQVDVDWWSYDQQAAGKSPVGCWDFTPETNTVFLDYASVYDI